The Ciona intestinalis chromosome 9, KH, whole genome shotgun sequence genome contains the following window.
AACGATTATTATCACCCCACCACACAAAGATTTACATTCATATCATATATACTTACACTCCATTTAGATGGATCCCAAGCCATAAACCAGCCGGAGAATATTGGAGGTTCAAATCCTTGTTTAACTGTTATAATTGGTGTGTGGGGGTCACGGGACCCAGTTGGGTCGGTACGAAGATAATTAATCGCGGTGACCAAAGATTCTTCTTTCTCTTGTTTGTTTGCCCCTTTGCCGATCCACAAGAACaactgtgatgtaataatgatgtcataataatgatGATGTCTTACATTAGAAGGTCACATCATAGAAATGTGTTAGGTCACACCTTTTATCAAAAAGTTTAGCACTTCCGTTTTAACTATAGGGGTGTAACAAAAACTgtcatttaatgtttttttcagttattttacatcgttgtttaacatttttacccTTTGTTACTGTAACTtaagaaacaataaaatatatgaaaaaacaaataatttaacaaaaaatacattaaatttaaaattaacaaaaccgaaaaaaagaaaaaagaaagaaagtgACTCAAGAGATGAATTAAACTAATCCCTTCATAGGTAACCATCGTACCTCAGAGTGAGTATCTAGCAACATCACATCATCCTCATCCAAATCTTCCTGACTGAAGTTACAGATCTCCTCACACACAAAGTTTCCTGAAGCATTGCTACATTCGAAGAGTCGTGCCACTTCTGAGGCTTCGTCTGCCTCTTGCAGTTTAGGAGAATTTGCATAAGGAACTTTCCCTCCCAATGCAGCCCAGAATTGAGTGCTCTCATTTCCTTCAGACACTGTCTCAAGGTCTCTGTGGAAATTTGTAACAATGACTTTGACTATTGTattggcacagtggttagcgagCCTGTCTCTAGCCCAGAAGTTAGGGGTACAAGGTTAACTTAAGTGCTGATATCATTGTGGCCGTATGTGTCATGGATAATGGCACTaaaaggcaattgctccaacccagtggttctaTATCTGTTGTATATACTGGAAGTATATCCATAATAGTCATccacaaaattatatatgtggtaacttataagctgggaggaggtatatgaaacaaatcacTCAAGTTATATCGACCGTTATTACCCACcaggcaaggataaagcaagttacattcattcattcactcaccTGTGTGAGATGACTTTGGAAACATTCTTTGCCATTTCTCTTTCATCCCCACTACAACCTTTACCACACCACATGTACATCTCCAGTGGTGTCTTGAACAGAAAGACATCGTTTGAATTAAGAGATGACGCTCTGAATAATGTACAAGAAATAAAGTACatgattttaatgttattacaAACGGTttgtagtaactcgtaagcaggcacgaggtgtgtgaaacagaacactatgttataactactgtctttttccagccacatgaggataatttaagttgtatttattcaatcattcaCTACATGAAATGCCAATATTTCTTCAAATTTAGGACCTTTAAGTATCACAAACTTAAGCCAATtgaaatacaaatacaaaatcGTATATTTCGAAAATTTGCATCTTATTTATGCGTATAATTATAGATGTTTATTATGAATACTACGccttttataaacatataaaccaaataactataaaattttgttcccaaaaaaatacttaCGCAGAACTGACTTCTACAGCTTTTGTGTTGAACTCATTCGTTCCACGAACTTGGAAAAGTCTCCTTGCTGGAGCTTCAGTTGGTTCCTCAGTCTTCCTGGATGTTCCACCCTGGAaggtttaaattgttaattaatatttacttatgtgttgttgttgccaGCAAGGTGTACATAAATAAAAGTGAACGCAAGACAGTATCTAACCTTGGCCGAGCTGTCAAGGAAAGATTTCCCATTTATACCATCAAGGGATCATTAGGGTTTGTcgttaatatttactttaatatttactttcatACTAGTTGTAGGGTAAATCAATTGGGAATATGGAAAATGGAAGGAAAAATTGGAAACCTCAACACAGCTGTTTGTCAATTTGTAACTTGAACACGACGCTCTgaataatgtaacttaaacTTTAAGCCAATTGCAACTCATAattgataaaatttattaaaaatagcagACTTAACCTAAGTTCTACTTTTAATGAATTTAATGAAACCTCTTACTTCAAATATGATGAGTTTTCCTTTGAACATGGCCATGAAATGTTTTGGTTCTTTCCCCATAATAACACGAATCTGAACCGGTGCCCCATCGTATTTGTCGTCTAGCGCCACCGCATGGAATGCAGATGCCGTGATCTCGTCTTGTGTGGCATGTCGACCCTGTGCATGAGGTTGATTTtaggatttttatttaaaaaaatgtcatttaaaccaaaccagttcataacataatttttatttctcttttaaTGCGGTAGTAAAGATCAAGTTAGTTAAAACATCAAAGAGGAGGGAATGAGGATACTGATAAAAACTActtgtcaaataaaaaaaattgggctATAGCTTTTTCAGCCCCAAAAACACTTGCTTACCCCAAatacccccaaaaaataaacaataacctggataacaaaaaaatatcttgtctataacaaaataacagcCGTTAAAAGCATGCTAgttttttctaattaaacaaagatgcAATTAGaagaaaattgtttgtaaaaaaCGTATACAATGGGGGAAGCTGGCTTTACAATTAAACGTATCTTCATTTAACAGAAACAGTAATTATTGTTTGTGGTTTAAAACTACAATCTTATTATCTTTGGTAAAGAAACATCTGACTACAGATAGTTTGAACATAATCATTTTAAGCTGAAActatacattatttaaaaccagGGTGTTGCCTGTTTAAATAATGCAACATGGTTGAAGAAAATAATTACAGTTGCTAGCtgttgtttaatgtttcattCATAGAGGAAAAAATCAGTACAGATTCAATGGTTTAGTTAATTACTGTGTGCTTCATCAACATTCTACACCATCTGTTCCGTATCTCTATATTAGTTAATTCAatccaatggtcactaatgggctgtctataaaaacaatcacccacaaagttaaatacatggcAACATGTAAGCTGACAGGACACACAagatataaaacagaacatctacATTATCACGATTTTCTTTTCGGGCCATGTGAGGGTAAAAGAAAGTTGCATTTGTACATTCATTAGATCTTACATAAATCTCACCTGCCAATAGTAGATGATATAGTTCTTCTTTCCATTATTAAGGTAGGTATAGAGAATAAGGTAGCAATCCCCCCCATAGAATTGACCATAAGTATCTCTGTCTACTTCGGCCAACTCATTGTTTTCAATTCTCCAGATCTGGAAAAcgaaaaatttgtttacatttatagtaCTGCCGGGTAAGATTGGATACTATTAGgctaaatcctatatttcctgatcgtgttttcaacaattaacaacacttatTTAAAGACCTGGTGCTTCcaatatataattctgtaaatattctttgttcactaccaaataaaaagagaaaagagAATGGAAACGTGTCCCTCCTAACTGTATAGTGAGAATCTTTTACAGTATACTgagatttattaaaaaaaataatattttgattaattttttaacttcaaTACCTCCACATCACCACTTCCATCGTCCACCATTCTATGTTGTGCAGCAAGTTCAGGTTGTGCGTGCATGGTGGTGGCATCAAACTTCACATGCGCTACTTTAGCTGCAAattacaatacaaaatattaagtgtttttttagatcaggcaatatgtaaataatcttttacagaggtataaaaacgtaatgtatttacgatgttttatTGGCCTATCAGGCAAACCTTCATTAGGGAATGCATtctgcatttttttttatacaagcTACTAAAAGATTATTAGTAgtataaaacttataataaaaaagtaaaaaaaatgtaaaaaagcaGATGAATACCAAGTGGCACGAAATACATAACAGGCAAAAATTAAGTCGAATATATAGGGTACTATAAAAGATAGATATTTGGCCTAAAATGGCATTATCAGTATCTCATTTAAATGGAACCCTAAAATTATGATTTCTCCAAAAATAGCACATGCCTAAAAAGACAATATTggtcttttatttaaaaagaatctAAAAAAGATgattttactaaataaattaGGCCGTGGCTCTCTTTGCATTACTGATGCCCAAATAAGGTTATGGCTGCCGTCACCACACCCCAGGTTtgctttgtgacatcataaacgcACACAATGGACCGGGAAACGACCAACTGTTAAATCATTCTTATGTTCGGTAATTGACTAAACAGAATGCAAACATGGCCGAGTTATGGGTGTATAAAATGCTCAAGCACAATTTTAATGCATCATATTATAATGCATAATCTACTCTAGTCAAAATACCTGTTTTATTATTGAGCAAATTTCTTACACATTATTGCAATGACAGTCTGTAGgtattcttattttaaaatttgttaaaaaaacctataaaaaaagtttttaaaattaaagtttttaaacatataccaATATTTCCTCTTGTGTAAGTGCTTCCCCTGCCAACTGTTTCGTTATGAGACCTCCAGCCTTtgaataattgtttaaacattgcaGATTCTGCTCCATCTGGAACTGCCTCGATTTTTGTGTGATGTGAATACCCCTTTGCTTCCATGTAGCCCTAAGCgaaaagaaaattatgtttttgatataaaaataagGGTTTGTGATctatatcattttaaatatacatatatatacaaatattcattaaaataacattttagtacaatttaaatttacagtcATGTATTCATGTACACATGTACCATTAATAAGTGaccaaaatttgtttttttatgaaaattaaatgctggtgaaataattttaacaaaatattttattttgaattatgacatatgtatatatatttatacatgatttaaaatttatagaaaATGAAACACAAGCAAAATGATAGGTAATGGTAAGCATACTGTAATGTCGAGATAGTTTATTACAGTGTTGTCATCAGTTAAAGATTAACAGATGATAATAAATTCTATGCTAATGTTGACCAATAATGAATACGTAAACCTAATGTCATAATAATGGCCGTAATTTGACATAATAAGTTAGgaaaatatttaccatgttttaaaacagtaagtCAGTAACctataaagattttttactgGAAATATAATGGTTTAAATTCTAAAAGAGGGTTATAAAAATAGGCCAATGACAGAATTTAATCATAAAAATgtacataaaacaaactttatgtCGAGTTAACTTTGGCACATTGGGTATTAAGctaactttggcctaaatccaaggTACCCTGTCATACATTAGCGAAGGACCTGACCCATATTTAACAGAATAgaacaatgttttataaatgcattGTGGAACCCTAACCGTTTAATTTCTAACATttgcatgaatgaatgcaactcaGCAAAAGCATTTATAACagaggtgttctgtttcctacaccATGTGcccgcttaggagttaccatggGCCTTGAACCTGTCACTGCTGAACTAGAGCCAGGTGCGCAAATCATTGTGCAATAGCtccagataaaaaaaacttacaattgCCCTTTGCATTGCCCCAGATCTTTCTTCTTTGCTTGCACTCTTGCCCTTCCAGACAAAAATGTTGCTGCCACCTTGATCAAGTATGTAACAATCctgaaataataaagaaaatatgaaaaagtaTGCCAAAATAGtaacatacaaaaacaaacttagtGTGATCAAAATCAATATTAATTAATGGGCCACTCCAAtagtatgttaaaatataatgcaaaaaaatagtgTACCAACAGTCTAAAGTTAACTTGTGCTAAGCCCAAACtcttaatattttgttagttttaaatttaattttgaattaaaatagaaaaaaattatcaatttaaatgaaaaacagggcattttaaaacagagtTACGACAGTTATGTAACTTCCCACACTATAAGTAGGTGTAGATCAGTTAATTATTACTTAACAATTCGAATCAGTTATCAGTTATCGCATCACAATACTTACATCGTGATTAAGTAAATCTTGGGTGAGTGGTTTTGTTGCAACTTCTTGGACAGTTAGTTGGCCCGTTTGATCAGTGACActgttaaaatttatacaaaaaatgataaaaatatacaatttaacACATCATGATAGAAACAATAGCCTTTTATTGGTTTGgttaagcaaaaaaacaacaaaacaaacatgcaTTGCACCGAAACTGGGTGTTccagtattttaaatatttaacttattggCACAAGGATGCATTTTTACCACATGATATTTCACCATAAACACACAAGGCACCAAACAATGACAGAACATAATGTGTGGAGAAATGTTAGGGCTTGGAACTAGCCTTGCCCATCTTGTGTGTACAAATGGCCTCTCCTTAGGTGATGGAATTCAAATAAAGTAGGTAATCGGTCACCATACGTATACACTGGTACCATCCATGCAATAATACACCACATAAGCCTACCGTTCATAAGCTCTATATAAGTTTGCATGGCAAATGAAGATAAGGATTAAGatataaacttatataaaacataaagtgTACACCAAATGCCTTATACTATAATATGGCATACATATGTTTCCATGGGACACTTTATTACAGTGATTTAGCATTagattaaaagtaaatttataattttcttatAATTCAAAATGTGTATAAATGCAAATAACCAAATGTTATCTAATTATGTAATATGAATTCGACATTTTTGATTATTTGATATAAATCTagacatttaatattattttgagaTATTTCATAAACTTGTTCAACAATGGTACTTCAAGAGAAAAAGTCAACTTAagtgcgagggtaaataaagttgttcaaattaaagaaaacataaatatgaaGCATATATTTTGCTGAGTGAAATTTCTTgctatatttctattttaatatttggaaataatattaaatagatGCTTACATGTCaatttcatatatatttgaaGTGTTAAAATTAGTCTGAACAATTCTTCTTTAAATTACAATGCACAAAATTCGTAGTAACACACGAACGTAAAAAACATCTATATATAACTAAAGTTACAAGTACCGTATTCATATTGCAATTTCGGGGACTTACCAAAAGGTATAGCACCCAAATTTAATAGAAACTAAAAATAGCCAAAAGTTCAGCTCAAAACTCGAAACCTAATTTAGAACCAAATAAGCCAAGTGAATCTTGTTTCCAAATTAAGGTGTTTTAGCAggcaaaaaaacgtttttgcGCGTTCAAACTACTTCAAAACCTAATTTCGGCGTCGCGCCCGAAGTGCGCGAAAAGGGTTCGCTTGCGTATTGAAAATTGGTTAttacacatttaaaacaagtttatagTTTGGAAAAGTCGACCAGAAAATCTCTAAGAAATGCCATACTCCagtctttaaaatataaaagcagTATTTCTGCTTCTCGTTATAATGACGAATAATACTGCTGTTTTTTCGTGGACAAAATACTTTACAAGACATacaaatgtagttttttttgtcccaAATAGTGTAAAACTCAGTGCTGTTTTTACAATTGAACAGTTTCccgtatttaaatatacacgTTGGATAAAGCGCTTACAGTCTTGTTACAAGCTTTGCCTAATGGCCCAATAATCGTAGCTAATAGCACGGCACTTAACGCTAATCCATTGCTTTTATACAATTACAGTTCGTTGTATCTATTAGTGCAGTACTTGTGTGGATGTGGGTTATTTTAGAACAGTAACATTGTAATATGAACCTGACTGAATTGAAGTAATTGTTGGGTTGACAGCTACAATTACCGCGGAGTATTTGAAAGAgctaataaatatttcatataacTGTACACACCATACGCACCGTGTTATGCTACAGATGGTCGTACATTATAATCGTACTTTAAAACGCTTTTGTGATAAAAACGTCACACAATAAGTTTTACCCGAAAGAATTTTTCGAAGCTTATTTGTCCTTGATTGGGCGAAGAAAGAACccttttgttacgtcacaataaaagGGAGCGAGGCAAAGGTACGGTAAACAGAGTTGTCATTACTTAATCAATAACCGACGTCCCTATAATTCTATATTTCTATAATTTATATCATGTATTGAAGAACCAGCTACCAGCTATAAATTAGTGACTGACGTTTCTGCAGTTTCGTATTTTGCTTAGCAAACTGACTTCCAAGTTTATGTGACATTTGCGCCAGCAAAACGTTTTGGAACATTGGCCCACTAACACAAGTAAAACAGCTTTATGGTGCACTGTACAAACTTCATTGGAATTTCTGCTTAAACAAAGTTTGCTCGTTTAAGAGAAAACTTTACATATGACTTTGCAAACGATAACCTTGCCAGTGTTGCCGTGTGAATATCAAAAGCTATCCCATATAGGAAACCATTGCATACACACGCATAGTATGGGCAACACTTCTAAGCAATAAAAGCTCCAATTAAACAATCAGCTTCGGAACACAGCATGTCAATTATTAACTCGTGTAAATGACAAACGTATATGCCTATGATAGTGCCAGTTACTGTAATCAACACGTTTTTAAAACCAACGCTTTTTAATATGAACTAAACACTCTCGTTTctgcatttaaatttttataagcTTTTCATTACATATTACCACATATTCGCTAcatatagtagtttggggtaaaatgggataccattATCGcatatatcccatattttctaatcgtgtttttaaccatTAACAACACTCCTTCAAAGTCGTGGA
Protein-coding sequences here:
- the LOC100185031 gene encoding villin-1 isoform X1 gives rise to the protein MAPEIFHEEFEKAGKREGMEIWRVENMEVVPIPKKSYGSFFSGDAYIILVTRKMGSGASYNLHFWLGNNSSTDEQGAAAMLATQLDDYLGGDPVQYRETQGNESTMFKAYFKSGIVYCKGGVASGFKHVETNQYDVRRLLRVKGRKTVNATEQDFAWTSFNLGDVFLVDLGKIIIQWNGPESNRMERLKATILAKDIRDRERGGRGQVLIVDGENEKTSDKAYGAMLKLLGDKPKLNPAIPDEIASRNKLSQLKLFQAYERVTDQTGQLTVQEVATKPLTQDLLNHDDCYILDQGGSNIFVWKGKSASKEERSGAMQRAIGYMEAKGYSHHTKIEAVPDGAESAMFKQLFKGWRSHNETVGRGSTYTRGNIAKVAHVKFDATTMHAQPELAAQHRMVDDGSGDVEIWRIENNELAEVDRDTYGQFYGGDCYLILYTYLNNGKKNYIIYYWQGRHATQDEITASAFHAVALDDKYDGAPVQIRVIMGKEPKHFMAMFKGKLIIFEGGTSRKTEEPTEAPARRLFQVRGTNEFNTKAVEVSSAASSLNSNDVFLFKTPLEMYMWCGKGCSGDEREMAKNVSKVISHRDLETVSEGNESTQFWAALGGKVPYANSPKLQEADEASEVARLFECSNASGNFVCEEICNFSQEDLDEDDVMLLDTHSELFLWIGKGANKQEKEESLVTAINYLRTDPTGSRDPHTPIITVKQGFEPPIFSGWFMAWDPSKWSGNKTYEDLKRELGGQEDLFDSMLASALPARATQQAAAAASTTTNSNSQPANHVDGTINYYGLDKLTVAAEDLPPDVDATKKEQHLSDSDFELVFGMSKLDFSNKPAWKQSDLKKKQNLF
- the LOC100185031 gene encoding villin-1 isoform X2, translated to MAPEIFHEEFEKAGKREGMEIWRVENMEVVPIPKKSYGSFFSGDAYIILVTRKMGSGASYNLHFWLGNNSSTDEQGAAAMLATQLDDYLGGDPVQYRETQGNESTMFKAYFKSGIVYCKGGVASGFKHVETNQYDVRRLLRVKGRKTVNATEQDFAWTSFNLGDVFLVDLGKIIIQWNGPESNRMERLKATILAKDIRDRERGGRGQVLIVDGENEKTSDKAYGAMLKLLGDKPKLNPAIPDEIASRNKLSQLKLFHVTDQTGQLTVQEVATKPLTQDLLNHDDCYILDQGGSNIFVWKGKSASKEERSGAMQRAIGYMEAKGYSHHTKIEAVPDGAESAMFKQLFKGWRSHNETVGRGSTYTRGNIAKVAHVKFDATTMHAQPELAAQHRMVDDGSGDVEIWRIENNELAEVDRDTYGQFYGGDCYLILYTYLNNGKKNYIIYYWQGRHATQDEITASAFHAVALDDKYDGAPVQIRVIMGKEPKHFMAMFKGKLIIFEGGTSRKTEEPTEAPARRLFQVRGTNEFNTKAVEVSSAASSLNSNDVFLFKTPLEMYMWCGKGCSGDEREMAKNVSKVISHRDLETVSEGNESTQFWAALGGKVPYANSPKLQEADEASEVARLFECSNASGNFVCEEICNFSQEDLDEDDVMLLDTHSELFLWIGKGANKQEKEESLVTAINYLRTDPTGSRDPHTPIITVKQGFEPPIFSGWFMAWDPSKWSGNKTYEDLKRELGGQEDLFDSMLASALPARATQQAAAAASTTTNSNSQPANHVDGTINYYGLDKLTVAAEDLPPDVDATKKEQHLSDSDFELVFGMSKLDFSNKPAWKQSDLKKKQNLF